From one Cynocephalus volans isolate mCynVol1 chromosome X, mCynVol1.pri, whole genome shotgun sequence genomic stretch:
- the FLNA gene encoding filamin-A isoform X2, which translates to MSSSHSRAGQSAAGAAPGSGADTRDAEMPATEKDLAEDAPWKKIQQNTFTRWCNEHLKCVSKRIANLQTDLSDGLRLIALLEVLSQKKMHRKHNQRPTFRQMQLENVSVALEFLDRESIKLVSIDSKAIVDGNLKLILGLIWTLILHYSISMPMWDEEEDEEAKKQTPKQRLLGWIQNKLPQLPITNFSRDWQSGRALGALVDSCAPGLCPDWDSWDASKPVNNAREAMQQADDWLGIPQVITPEEIVDPNVDEHSVMTYLSQFPKAKLKPGAPLRPKLNPKKARAYGPGIEPTGNMVKKRAEFTVETRSAGQGEVLVYVEDPAGHQEEAKVTANNDKNRTFSVWYVPEVTGTHKVTVLFAGQHIAKSPFEVYVDKSQGDASKVTAQGPGLEPSGNIANKTTYFEIFTAGAGTGEVEVVIQDPAGQKGTVEPQLEARGDSTYRCSYQPTMEGVHMVHVTFAGVPIPRSPYTVTVGQACNPGACRAVGRGLQPKGVRVKETADFKVYTKGAGSGELKVTVKGPKGEERVKQKDLGDGVYGFEYYPTVPGTYIVTITWGGQNIGRSPFEVKVGTECGNQKVRAWGPGLEGGVVGKSADFVVEAIGDDVGTLGFSVEGPSQAKIECDDKGDGSCDVRYWPQEAGEYAVHVLCNSEDIRLSPFMADIRDAPQDFHPDRVKARGPGLEKTGVAVNKPAEFTVDAKLGGKAPLRVQVQDNEGCPVEASVKDNGNGTYSCSYVPRKPVKHTAMVSWGGVSIPNSPFRVNVGAGSHPNKVKVYGPGVAKTGLKAHEPTYFTVDCTEAGQGDVSIGIKCAPGVVGPAEADIDFDIIRNDNDTFTVKYTPRGAGSYTIMVLFADQATPTSPIRVKVEPSHDASKVKAEGPGLSRTGVELGKPTHFTVNAKAAGKGKLDVQFSGLAKGDAVRDVDVIDHHDNTYTVKYTPVQQGPIGVNVTYGGDPIPKSPFSVGVSPSLDLSKIKVSGLGEKVDVGKDQEFTVKSKGAGGQGKVASKIVGPSGTVVPCKVEPGLGADNSVVRFVPREEGPYEVEVTYDGVPVPGSPFPLEAVTPTKPNKVKAFGPGLQGGSAGSPARFTIDTKGAGTGGLGLTVEGPCEAQLECLDNGDGTCSVSYVPTEPGDYNINILFADTHIPGSPFKAHVVPCFDASKVKCSGPGLERATAGEVGQFQVDCSSAGNAELTIEIRSEAGLPAEVYIQDHGDGTHTITYIPLCPGAYTVTIKYGGQPVPNFPSKLQVEPAVDTSGVQCYGPGIEGQGVFREATTEFNVDARALTQTGGPHVKARVANPSGNLTETYVQDCGDGTYKVEYTPYEEGLHSVDVTYDGSPVPSSPFQVPVTEGCDPSRVRVHGPGIQSGTTNKPNKFTVETRGAGTGGLGLAVEGPSEAKMSCMDNKDGSCSVEYIPYEAGTYSLNVTYGGHQVPGSPFKVPVHDVTDASKVKCSGPGLSPGMVRANLPQSFQVDTSKAGVAPLQVKVQGPKGLVEPVDVVDNADGTQTVNYVPSREGPYSISVLYGEEEVPRSPFKVKVLPTHDASKVKASGPGLNTTGVPASLPVEFTIDAKDAGEGLLAVQITDPEGKPKKTHIQDNHDGTYTVAYVPDVTGRYTILIKYGGDEIPFSPYRVRAVPTGDASKCTVTGAGIGPTIQIGEETVITVDTKAAGKGKVTCTVCTPDGSEVDVDVVENEDGTFDIFYTAPQPGKYVICVRFGGEHVPNSPFQVTALAGDQPTAQPPLRPQQLAPQYTYAQGGQQTWAPERPLVGVNGLDVTSLRPFDLVIPFTIKKGEITGEVRMPSGKVAQPTITDNKDGTVTVRYAPSEAGLHEMDIRYDNMHIPGSPLQFYVDYVNCGHVTAYGPGLTHGVVNKPATFTVNTKDAGEGGLSLAIEGPSKAEISCTDNQDGTCSVSYLPVLPGDYSILVKYNEQHIPGSPFTARVTGDDSMRMSHLKVGSAADIPINISETDLSLLTATVVPPSGREEPCLLKRLRNGHVGISFVPKETGEHLVHVKKNGQHVASSPIPVVISQSEIGDASRVRVSGQGLHEGHTFEPAEFIIDTRDAGYGGLSLSIEGPSKVDINTEDLEDGTCRVTYCPTEPGNYIINIKFADQHVPGSPFSVKVTGEGRVKESITRRRRAPSVANVGSHCDLSLKIPEISIQDMTAQVTSPSGKSHEAEIVEGENHTYCIRFVPAEMGTHTVSVKYKGQHVPGSPFQFTVGPLGEGGAHKVRAGGPGLERAEAGVPAEFSIWTREAGAGGLAIAVEGPSKAEISFEDRKDGSCGVAYVVQEPGDYEVSVKFNEEHIPDSPFVVPVASPSGDARRLTVSSLQESGLKVNQPASFAVSLNGAKGAIDAKVHSPSGALEECYVTEIDQDKYAVRFIPRENGIYLIDVKFNGTHIPGSPFKIRVGEPGHGGDPGLVSAYGAGLEGGVTGSPAEFIVNTSNAGAGALSVTIDGPSKVKMDCQECPEGYRVTYTPMAPGSYLISIKYGGPYHIGGSPFKAKVTGPRLVSNHSLHETSSVFVDSLTKAAGVPQHGTPGPGLADASKVVAKGLGLSKAYAGQKSSFTVDCSKAGNNMLLVGVHGPRTPCEEILVKHVGSRLYSVSYLLKDKGEYTLVVKWGDEHIPGSPYRVMVP; encoded by the exons ATGAGTAGCTCCCACTCCCGGGCGGGCCAGAGCGCGGCGGGCGCGGCTCCGGGCAGCGGCGCCGACACGCGGGACGCCGAGATGCCGGCCACCGAGAAGGACTTGGCGGAGGACGCACCGTGGAAGAAGATCCAGCAGAACACGTTCACGCGCTGGTGTAACGAACACCTCAAGTGCGTGAGCAAGCGCATCGCCAACCTGCAGACGGACCTGAGTGACGGGCTGCGGCTCATCGCGCTGCTCGAGGTACTCAGCCAGAAGAAGATGCACCGCAAGCACAATCAGCGGCCCACCTTCCGCCAGATGCAGCTCGAGAACGTGTCTGTGGCGCTCGAGTTCCTGGACCGCGAGAGCATCAAGCTCGTGTCCATCG ACAGCAAGGCCATCGTGGATGGGAACCTGAAGCTGATCCTGGGCCTCATCTGGACCCTAATTCTGCACTACTCCATCTCCATGCCCATGTGggatgaggaggaggatgaggaggccAAAAAGCAGACACCGAAGCAGAGGCTCCTGGGCTGGATCCAGAACAAGCTGCCGCAGCTGCCCATCACCAACTTCAGTCGGGACTGGCAGAGTGGCCGGGCCCTGGGCGCCCTTGTTGATAGCTGTGCCCCAG GCCTGTGTCCTGACTGGGACTCCTGGGACGCCAGCAAGCCCGTGAACAACGCCCGGGAAGCCATGCAGCAGGCTGATGACTGGCTGGGCATCCCTCAG GTGATCACCCCTGAGGAGATTGTGGACCCCAATGTGGATGAGCACTCTGTCATGACCTACCTGTCCCAGTTCCCCAAGGCCAAGCTGAAGCCAGGGGCTCCCCTGCGGCCCAAACTGAACCCGAAGAAAGCCCGAGCCTACGGGCCAG GCATCGAACCCACAGGCAATATGGTGAAGAAGCGGGCAGAGTTCACCGTAGAGACCAGAAGTGCGGGTCAGGGGGAGGTGCTGGTGTATGTGGAGGATCCAGCTGGACACCAGGAGGAG GCAAAGGTGACTGCCAATAACGACAAGAACCGTACCTTCTCTGTCTGGTACGTCCCCGAGGTGACAGGGACTCATAAG GTCACTGTGCTCTTTGCTGGCCAGCATATTGCCAAAAGCCCCTTTGAGGTGTACGTGGACAAGTCACAGGGTGATGCCAGCAAAGTGACTGCCCAAGGTCCCGGCCTGGAGCCCAGTGGCAACATTGCCAACAAGACCACCTACTTTGAGATCTTCACAGCAG GAGCTGGCACGGGTGAGGTGGAGGTCGTGATCCAGGACCCTGCAGGACAGAAGGGCACAGTGGAGCCTCAGCTGGAGGCCCGTGGTGACAGCACATATCGCTGCAGCTACCAGCCCACCATGGAGGGCGTCCACATGGTGCATGTCACCTTTGCTGGGGTGCCCATCCCTCGCAGCCCATACACTGTCACTGTTGGTCAAG CTTGTAACCCAGGCGCCTGCCGGGCCGTTGGCCGGGGCCTCCAGCCCAAGGGTGTGCGGGTCAAGGAGACGGCTGACTTCAAGGTGTACACAAAGGGCGCTGGCAGTGGCGAGCTGAAAGTCACCGTGAAGGGCCCCA AGGGTGAGGAGCGTGTGAAGCAGAAGGACCTGGGGGATGGTGTGTACGGCTTCGAGTACTACCCCACGGTCCCCGGCACGTACATTGTCACCATCACTTGGGGCGGCCAGAATATCGGGCGCAG TCCCTTCGAGGTGAAGGTGGGCACTGAATGTGGCAATCAGAAGGTGCGGGCCTGGGGCCCCGGGCTGGAGGGCGGCGTCGTTGGCAAGTCCGCAGACTTTGTGGTGGAGGCCATTGGGGACGATGTGGGCACCCTGG GCTTCTCAGTGGAAGGCCCATCGCAGGCCAAAATCGAGTGTGACGACAAGGGTGATGGCTCCTGTGATGTCCGCTACTGGCCCCAGGAGGCTGGTGAGTACGCAGTTCACGTGCTGTGCAACAGTGAGGACATCCGCCTCAGCCCCTTCATGGCCGACATCCGTGATGCACCCCAGGACTTCCACCCGGACAGG GTGAAGGCACGAGGGCCTGGATTGGAGAAGACAGGCGTGGCTGTCAACAAGCCGGCGGAGTTCACGGTGGATGCCAAGCTTGGTGGGAAGGCCCCTCTCCGGGTCCAAGTCCAG GACAACGAGGGCTGCCCTGTGGAAGCGTCAGTCAAGGACAATGGCAATGGCACTTACAGCTGCTCCTATGTGCCCAGGAAGCCAGTGAAGCACACGGCTATGGTGTCCTGGGGAGGTGTCAGCATCCCCAACAGCCCCTTCCGG GTGAATGTGGGAGCCGGCAGCCACCCAAACAAGGTCAAGGTATATGGCCCAGGAGTGGCCAAGACAGGGCTCAAGGCCCACGAGCCCACCTACTTCACTGTGGACTGCACGGAGGCTGGCCAGG GGGATGTCAGCATCGGCATCAAGTGTGCCCCTGGCGTGGTGGGCCCTGCTGAGGCCGACATTGACTTTGACATTATTCGTAATGACAACGACACCTTCACAGTCAAGTACACACCCCGTGGAGCTGGCAGCTACACCATCATGGTCCTCTTTGCTGACCAG GCCACACCTACCAGCCCCATTCGGGTCAAGGTGGAACCCTCCCATGATGCCAGCAAGGTGAAGGCCGAGGGCCCTGGCCTCAGTCGTACCG GTGTTGAGCTTGGCAAACCCACCCACTTCACGGTCAATGCCAAAGCAGCTGGCAAAGGCAAGCTGGACGTCCAGTTCTCAGGGCTGGCCAAGGGGGATGCGGTGCGAGATGTGGACGTCATCGATCACCATGATAACACATACACGGTCAAGTACACTCCTGTGCAGCAG GGCCCAATAGGCGTCAATGTCACTTATGGAGGGGATCCTATCCCCAAGAGCCCTTTCTCAGTGGGAGTGTCTCCAAGCCTGGACCTCAGCAAGATCAAGGTGTCTGGTCTGGGAGAGA AGGTGGATGTTGGCAAAGACCAGGAGTTCACAGTCAAGTCAAAGGGTGCCGGTGGCCAAGGCAAAGTAGCGTCCAAGATTGTGGGCCCCTCGGGCACAGTAGTGCCCTGCAAGGTGGAGCCAGGCCTGGGGGCAGACAACAGTGTGGTGCGCTTTGTGCCCCGAGAGGAGGGGCCCTACGAGGTGGAGGTGACCTATGACGGTGTGCCCGTGCCTGGCAGCCCCTTTCCTCTGGAAGCTGTGACCCCCACCAAGCCTAACAAG GTGAAGGCATTTGGGCCAGGGCTGCAGGGGGGCAGTGCAGGCTCCCCCGCCCGCTTCACCATCGACACCAAGGGTGCCGGCACAGGCGGCCTGGGCCTGACAGTGGAGGGTCCCTGCGAGGCGCAGCTTGAGTGCTTGGACAACGGGGATGGCACATGCTCTGTGTCCTACGTGCCCACCGAACCCGGAGACTACAACATCAACATCCTCTTTGCTGACACCCACATCCCTGGCTCCCCGTTCAAGGCCCACGTGGTTCCCTGCTTTGATGCATCCAAAGTCAAGTGCTCGGGCCCTGGGCTGGAGCGGGCCACTGCTGGTGAGGTGGGTCAGTTCCAAGTGGACTGCTCAAGTGCAGGCAACGCAGAGCTGACCATCGAGATCCGCTCTGAGGCGGGGCTGCCAGCCGAGGTGTACATCCAAGACCATGGTGACGGCACACACACCATCACCTATATTCCTCTCTGCCCCGGGGCCTACACTGTCACCATCAAGTACGGTGGCCAGCCTGTGCCCAACTTTCCCAGCAAGCTGCAGGTGGAGCCTGCAGTGGACACCTCAGGCGTCCAGTGCTATGGGCCTGGGATCGAGGGCCAAG GTGTCTTCCGTGAGGCCACCACTGAGTTCAATGTGGATGCCCGGGCTCTGACACAGACTGGAGGGCCCCATGTCAAGGCCCGCGTGGCCAACCCTTCAGGCAACCTGACCGAGACCTACGTGCAGGACTGTGGTGATGGCACATACAAAGTGGAGTACACGCCTTATGAGGAAG GACTCCACTCTGTGGATGTGACCTATGACGGCAGCCCTGTGCCCAGCAGCCCTTTCCAGGTACCTGTGACTGAGGGCTGTGACCCCTCCCGGGTGCGTGTCCATGGGCCAGGTATTCAAAGTGGCACCACCAACAAGCCCAATAAGTTCACTGTGGAGACCAG GGGAGCCGGCACGGGGGGCCTGGGCCTGGCTGTAGAGGGCCCCTCTGAGGCCAAGATGTCCTGCATGGATAACAAGGATGGCAGCTGCTCGGTAGAGTACATCCCCTATGAGGCCGGCACCTACAGCCTTAACGTCACCTATGGCGGCCACCAAGTGCCAG GCAGTCCCTTCAAGGTCCCTGTGCATGATGTGACAGATGCATCCAAGGTCAAGTGCTCTGGGCCTGGACTGAGCCCAGGCATGGTCCGCGCCAACCTCCCTCAGTCCTTCCAGGTGGACACAAGCAAGGCTGGTGTGGCCCCATTGCAGGTCAAAGTGCAGGGACCCAAAG GCCTGGTGGAGCCAGTGGACGTGGTGGACAATGCCGATGGCACCCAGACTGTCAACTATGTGCCCAGCCGAGAAGGGCCATATAGCATCTCAGTGCTGTATGGGGAAGAAGAGGTGCCCCGGAG CCCCTTCAAGGTTAAGGTGCTGCCTACACATGATGCCAGCAAGGTGAAGGCCAGCGGCCCTGGGCTCAATACCACTGgtgtgcctgccagcctgcccgTGGAGTTCACCATTGATGCAAAGGACGCAGGGGAGGGCCTGCTGGCTGTCCAGATCACG GACCCTGAAGGCAAGCCCAAGAAAACACACATCCAAGACAATCACGATGGCACGTATACAGTGGCCTACGTGCCGGACGTGACGGGCCGCTACACCATCCTTATCAAGTATGGCGGTGATGAGATCCCCTTCTCCCCATACCGGGTCCGGGCCGTGCCCACTGGGGATGCCAGCAAGTGCACAGTCACAG gtGCTGGCATTGGCCCCACCATCCAGATTGGGGAAGAGACAGTGATCACTGTGGACACGAAGGCGGCAGGCAAAGGCAAGGTGACCTGCACCGTGTGCACCCCTGACGGCTCAGAGGTGGACGTGGACGTGGTGGAGAATGAGGATGGCACCTTTGACATCTTCTACACAGCCCCCCAACCGGGCAAATATGTCATCTGCGTGCGCTTTGGTGGCGAGCACGTGCCCAACAGCCCCTTCCAAGTGACA GCTCTGGCTGGTGACCAGCCCACGGCGCAGCCCCCATTACGGCCTCAGCAGCTGGCCCCACAGTACACCTATGCCCAGGGTGGCCAGCAGACCTGG GCTCCGGAGAGGCCCCTGGTGGGCGTCAATGGGCTGGATGtgaccagcctgaggcccttTGATCTGGTCATCCCCTTCACCATCAAGAAGGGCGAGATCACTG GGGAGGTTCGGATGCCCTCAGGCAAGGTGGCACAGCCCACCATCACTGACAACAAGGATGGCACTGTGACCGTGCGCTATGCGCCCAGCGAGGCAGGCTTGCACGAGATGGACATCCGCTATGACAACATGCACATTCCAG GaagccccctgcagttctatgtgGATTATGTCAACTGTGGCCACGTCACTGCCTATGGGCCCGGCCTCACCCACGGAGTGGTCAACAAGCCTGCCACCTTCACTGTCAACACCAAGGATGCAGGAGAGG GGGGTTTGTCGCTGGCCATCGAGGGTCCATCTAAAGCAGAAATCAGCTGCACTGACAACCAGGATGGGACGTGCAGCGTCTCCTACCTGCCTGTGCTACCTGGTGACTATAGCATCCTAGTCAAGTACAACGAGCAGCACATCCCAGGCAGCCCCTTCACTGCCAGGGTCACAG GTGATGACTCGATGCGTATGTCCCACCTGAAGGTGGGCTCTGCTGCTGACATCCCCATCAACATCTCAGAGACAGACCTCAGCCTGTTGACGGCTACCGTGGTGCCACCCTCAGGCCGGGAGGAGCCCTGTCTGCTGAAGCGGCTACGTAACGGTCATGTGG GGATTTCGTTCGTGCCCAAGGAGACAGGGGAGCACCTGGTGCACGTGAAGAAGAACGGCCAGCACGTAGCCAGCAGCCCCATCCCGGTGGTGATCAGCCAGTCAGAGATCGGGGATGCCAGCCGCGTTCGGGTCTCAGGCCAAGGCCTCCACGAAGGCCACACCTTTGAGCCAGCAGAGTTTATCATTGACACCCGAGATGCAG GCTATGGTGGGCTGAGCCTGTCTATTGAGGGCCCCAGCAAGGTGGACATCAACACAGAGGACCTGGAGGATGGCACATGCAGGGTCACCTACTGCCCCACAGAACCTGGGAACTACATCATCAACATCAAGTTTGCTGACCAGCACGTGCCTG GCAGCCCCTTCTCCGTGAAGGTAACAGGTGAGGGCCGGGTGAAAGAGAGCATCACGCGCAGGCGACGGGCCCCTTCAGTGGCCAACGTTGGCAGTCACTGTGACCTCAGCCTAAAGATTCCTG AAATTAGCATCCAGGACATGACAGCCCAGGTGACCAGCCCATCGGGCAAGAGCCATGAGGCTGAGATCGTGGAAGGGGAGAACCATACCTATTGCATCCGCTTTGTGCCTGCTGAGATGGGCACGCACACGGTCAGCGTCAAGTACAAGGGCCAGCACGTGCCCGGGAGCCCCTTCCAGTTCACTGTGGGGCCTCTAGGGGAAGGGGGAGCCCACAAGGTCCGTGCTGGAGGCCCTGGCCTGGAGAGGGCTGAAGCTGGAGTGCCAG CCGAATTCAGTATTTGGACCAGGGAAGCTGGTGCCGGGGGCCTAGCCATTGCTGTCGAGGGCCCCAGCAAGGCTGAAATCTCCTTTGAAGACCGCAAGGATGGCTCCTGTGGTGTGGCTTATGTGGTCCAGGAGCCAG gtgacTACGAGGTCTCAGTCAAGTTCAATGAGGAGCACATTCCTGACAGCCCCTTCGTGGTGCCTGTGGCTTCTCCGTCTGGTGACGCCCGCCGCCTTACTGTTTCTAGTCTTCAG GAGTCAGGGCTAAAGGTCAACCAGCCAGCCTCTTTTGCAGTCAGCCTGAACGGGGCCAAGGGGGCGATCGATGCCAAGGTGCACAGCCCCTCCGGAGCCCTGGAGGAGTGCTATGTCACAGAGATTGACCAAG ATAAGTATGCTGTGCGCTTCATCCCCCGGGAGAATGGCATCTACCTGATTGATGTCAAGTTCAACGGCACCCACATCCCTGGAAGCCCCTTCAAGATCCGAGTTGGGGAGCCTGGGCATGGAGGGGACCCAGGCTTGGTGTCCGCCTATGGAGCAGGTCTGGAAGGCGGTGTCACAG GGAGCCCAGCTGAGTTTATCGTGAACACGAGCAACGCGGGAGCTGGCGCCCTGTCGGTGACCATTGATGGCCCCTCCAAGGTGAAGATGGATTGCCAGGAGTGCCCTGAGGGCTACCGTGTCACCTATACCCCCATGGCACCTGGCAGCTACCTCATCTCCATCAAGTATGGTGGCCCCTACCACATTGGGGGCAGCCCTTTCAAGGCCAAAGTCACAG GCCCCCGTCTTGTCAGCAACCACAGCCTCCATGAGACGTCATCAG